One region of Streptomyces sp. NBC_00442 genomic DNA includes:
- a CDS encoding serine/threonine-protein kinase has protein sequence MRPVGSKYLLEEPLGRGATGTVWRARQRETAGSEASVAGQPGETVAIKVLKEELAGDADVVMRFLRERSVLLRLRHDNIVRTRDLVVEGDLLALVMDLVDGPDLHRYLRENGPLTPVAASLLTAQIADALAASHADGVVHRDLKPANVLLDERDGAMHPMLTDFGIARLADSPGLTRTHEFVGTPAYVAPESAEGRPQTSAVDIYGAGILLYELVTGRPPFAGGTALEVLHRHLSEEPRRPTTVPAPLWTVIERCLSKDPERRPSAQNLARGLRVVASGIGVHSTPAQVEAADGVGALLAPDPAPAPVPDAPGAADPTQVLPSNAASYDPAARTSVLPQTGQGGHADPTAVMPPVPPGQPAPQDPHPWQSQLQAARDRNEQTQVGYLSPDEDPLRRRPHRQQQPPQGYGQQGRQGQQGYDQQGRRPQQGYGQQPQQGQQRPPQHQRYAPPPQPYQQQPQQHVPQRQQYAPPQQPQQPQAPAREPREPREPRRRSPNRMRIPGLGCLKGCLFTFVLLFVAGWLIWELTPLQDWVAQGKSYWQAIGDGISTVSGWIKSIGDSTGQ, from the coding sequence GTGCGGCCGGTAGGCAGTAAATACCTGCTTGAGGAGCCGCTCGGACGCGGCGCCACGGGCACGGTCTGGCGAGCCCGCCAGCGAGAGACCGCCGGCTCCGAGGCGTCCGTCGCGGGCCAGCCGGGCGAGACCGTGGCGATCAAGGTCCTCAAGGAGGAGCTCGCCGGCGACGCGGACGTGGTGATGCGCTTCCTGCGCGAACGCTCCGTGCTGCTGAGGCTGCGCCACGACAACATCGTGCGTACCCGCGACCTGGTGGTCGAGGGCGATCTGCTCGCCCTGGTCATGGACCTGGTCGACGGCCCGGACCTGCACCGCTACCTCCGCGAGAACGGCCCGCTCACCCCGGTCGCCGCGTCCCTGCTGACCGCGCAGATCGCGGACGCCCTCGCCGCCAGTCACGCCGACGGCGTCGTGCACCGCGACCTGAAGCCCGCCAACGTCCTCCTGGACGAGCGCGACGGCGCGATGCACCCGATGCTGACCGACTTCGGCATCGCCCGCCTCGCCGACTCCCCGGGCCTGACCCGCACGCACGAGTTCGTGGGCACCCCCGCCTATGTCGCACCGGAGTCCGCCGAGGGCCGCCCGCAGACCTCCGCCGTCGACATCTACGGCGCGGGCATCCTGCTGTACGAGCTGGTCACGGGCCGCCCGCCGTTCGCCGGCGGCACCGCGCTCGAAGTGCTGCACCGCCACCTGAGCGAGGAACCGCGCCGGCCCACCACCGTGCCGGCCCCGCTGTGGACGGTCATCGAGCGCTGCCTCAGCAAGGACCCCGAGCGGCGCCCCAGCGCGCAGAACCTGGCGCGCGGGCTGCGCGTCGTCGCCTCCGGCATCGGGGTGCACTCCACCCCGGCCCAGGTCGAGGCGGCCGACGGGGTGGGCGCGCTGCTCGCCCCCGACCCGGCGCCCGCCCCGGTCCCGGACGCGCCGGGCGCGGCCGACCCGACCCAGGTGCTGCCGAGCAACGCGGCCTCGTACGACCCGGCGGCGCGCACCTCGGTGCTGCCCCAGACCGGCCAGGGCGGCCACGCCGACCCGACGGCCGTCATGCCGCCGGTCCCGCCGGGGCAGCCCGCGCCGCAGGACCCGCACCCCTGGCAGTCCCAGCTCCAGGCGGCGCGCGACCGCAACGAGCAGACGCAGGTCGGCTACCTCTCGCCCGACGAGGACCCGCTGCGCCGCCGCCCGCACCGCCAGCAGCAGCCCCCGCAGGGCTACGGCCAGCAGGGCCGGCAGGGTCAGCAGGGCTATGACCAGCAGGGCCGGCGGCCCCAGCAGGGCTACGGGCAGCAGCCGCAGCAGGGTCAGCAGCGGCCGCCCCAGCACCAGCGGTACGCCCCGCCGCCGCAGCCCTACCAGCAGCAGCCGCAGCAGCACGTGCCGCAGCGTCAGCAGTACGCGCCCCCGCAGCAGCCCCAGCAGCCGCAGGCCCCGGCGCGGGAGCCGAGGGAGCCCCGCGAGCCTCGCCGGCGCAGCCCGAACCGGATGCGGATCCCCGGCCTCGGCTGTCTGAAGGGCTGTCTGTTCACGTTCGTGCTGCTCTTCGTGGCGGGCTGGCTGATCTGGGAGCTGACACCGCTCCAGGACTGGGTCGCCCAGGGCAAGAGCTACTGGCAGGCGATCGGTGACGGGATTTCGACGGTATCCGGCTGGATCAAGAGCATCGGCGACTCGACGGGCCAGTGA
- a CDS encoding serine/threonine-protein kinase, producing the protein MARNIGSRYTAHQILGRGSAGTVWLGEGPEGPVAIKLLREDLAADQELVGRFVQERTALLGLDHPHVVGVRDLVVDGNDLALVMDLIRGTDVRTRLDRERRLAPEAAVAIAADVADGLAAAHAAGIVHRDVKPENILLDMQGPLGPGGAHPALLTDFGVAKLIDTPRRTKATRIIGTPDYLAPEIVEGLPPRAAVDIYALATVLYELLAGFTPFGGGHPGAVLRRHVTETVVPLPGIPDELWQLIVQCLAKAPASRLRASELSVRLRELLPLVAGMPPLDVDEPDAEGAEDEETYEDPYPSAPTTPRRGAVPLVPGAPHDSANRDTHTSMRVPAPDELAGGPLGTARAPRSAGAPRPGSARHRAEQVRKRRLVLTTTAVVLAAAVGVGGWLALSDDSGPQSPPQDTKNSAPVLP; encoded by the coding sequence TTGGCACGGAATATCGGCAGCCGGTACACCGCCCACCAGATCCTGGGCCGGGGGAGCGCCGGCACGGTGTGGCTCGGCGAGGGGCCCGAGGGCCCCGTCGCCATCAAGCTGCTGCGCGAAGACCTCGCGGCCGATCAGGAGCTGGTCGGACGCTTCGTCCAGGAGCGCACCGCCCTGCTCGGCCTCGACCACCCGCACGTGGTGGGCGTCCGCGACCTGGTGGTGGACGGCAACGACCTCGCCCTCGTCATGGACCTGATCCGCGGCACCGACGTCCGCACCCGCCTCGACCGCGAGCGCAGGCTCGCCCCCGAAGCCGCCGTGGCCATCGCGGCCGACGTGGCGGACGGGCTCGCCGCCGCCCACGCCGCGGGCATCGTGCACCGCGACGTCAAGCCCGAGAACATCCTCCTGGACATGCAGGGACCGCTCGGCCCCGGCGGCGCCCACCCCGCGCTGCTCACCGACTTCGGCGTGGCCAAGCTCATCGACACCCCGCGCCGCACCAAGGCCACCCGCATCATCGGCACCCCGGACTATCTGGCACCCGAGATCGTCGAGGGCCTCCCGCCGCGCGCCGCGGTCGACATCTACGCGCTCGCGACCGTCCTGTACGAGCTGCTCGCCGGCTTCACGCCCTTCGGCGGCGGCCACCCCGGTGCCGTCCTGCGCCGTCACGTGACCGAGACCGTGGTCCCGCTGCCCGGCATCCCCGACGAGCTGTGGCAGCTGATCGTCCAGTGCCTCGCCAAGGCTCCGGCGTCCCGCCTGCGCGCCTCCGAGCTCTCGGTCCGGCTGCGCGAACTGCTTCCCCTGGTCGCGGGCATGCCCCCGCTCGACGTGGACGAGCCGGACGCCGAGGGCGCGGAGGACGAGGAGACGTACGAGGACCCGTACCCGAGCGCCCCCACCACCCCCCGCCGCGGTGCGGTCCCGCTGGTGCCCGGGGCGCCGCACGACTCCGCGAACCGCGACACCCACACCAGCATGCGCGTGCCCGCCCCCGACGAACTGGCCGGCGGCCCGCTCGGCACCGCCCGCGCGCCGCGCTCGGCCGGCGCCCCCCGGCCCGGCTCCGCCCGGCACCGGGCCGAGCAGGTGCGCAAGCGCCGCCTCGTCCTGACGACGACGGCGGTCGTCCTCGCCGCGGCGGTCGGCGTCGGCGGCTGGCTGGCCCTGAGCGACGACTCGGGGCCGCAGTCGCCCCCGCAGGACACCAAGAACTCGGCGCCCGTCCTTCCCTAG
- the prfB gene encoding peptide chain release factor 2 has protein sequence MAVVDVSEELKSLSSTMGSIEAVLDLDTMRADIAVLEEQAAAPSLWDDPEAAQKITSKLSHLQAELRKTEALRSRIDDLAVLFELAEEMDDPDTRTEAQAELESVRKALDEMEVRTLLSGEYDSREALVNIRAEAGGVDASDFAERLQRMYLRWAERHGYKTEVYETSFAEEAGIKSTTFVVSAPYAYGTLSVEQGTHRLVRISPFDNQGRRQTSFAGVEVLPVVEQSDHVEIDESELRIDVYRASGPGGQGVNTTDSAVRITHLPTGIVVSCQNERSQIQNKASAMNVLQAKLLERRRQEEQALMDSLKGDGGNSWGNQMRSYVLHPYQMVKDLRTEFEVGNPQAVLDGEIDGFLEAGIRWRKQQEK, from the coding sequence GTGGCAGTCGTCGATGTATCCGAAGAGCTGAAGTCCCTCTCCTCGACCATGGGGTCGATCGAGGCCGTCCTGGACCTCGACACGATGCGGGCGGACATCGCCGTGCTCGAGGAGCAGGCGGCCGCCCCGTCCCTGTGGGACGACCCGGAGGCCGCGCAGAAGATCACCAGCAAGCTTTCCCACCTCCAGGCGGAACTGCGCAAGACCGAGGCCCTGCGCTCCCGGATCGACGATCTCGCGGTGCTCTTCGAGCTCGCCGAGGAGATGGACGACCCGGACACCCGCACCGAGGCCCAGGCCGAGCTGGAGTCCGTGCGCAAGGCGCTGGACGAGATGGAGGTCCGTACCCTTCTGTCCGGCGAGTACGACTCCCGTGAGGCGCTGGTCAACATCCGCGCCGAGGCCGGTGGCGTCGACGCCTCCGACTTCGCCGAGCGCCTCCAGCGCATGTACCTGCGCTGGGCCGAGCGGCACGGCTACAAGACCGAGGTGTACGAGACCTCGTTCGCGGAAGAGGCCGGCATCAAGTCGACCACCTTCGTGGTCAGCGCGCCCTACGCCTACGGCACGCTCTCCGTGGAGCAGGGCACGCACCGCCTGGTCCGCATCTCGCCCTTCGACAACCAGGGCCGCCGCCAGACGTCCTTCGCGGGCGTCGAGGTGCTGCCGGTCGTCGAGCAGTCCGACCACGTCGAGATCGACGAGTCCGAGCTGCGCATCGACGTCTACCGTGCGTCGGGCCCCGGCGGTCAGGGCGTCAACACCACGGACTCCGCGGTCCGCATCACCCACCTCCCGACCGGCATCGTGGTCTCCTGCCAGAACGAGCGCTCGCAGATCCAGAACAAGGCGAGCGCCATGAACGTCCTGCAGGCCAAGCTCCTCGAGCGCCGCCGCCAGGAGGAGCAGGCGCTGATGGACTCGCTCAAGGGCGACGGCGGCAACTCCTGGGGCAACCAGATGCGTTCGTACGTCCTGCACCCGTACCAGATGGTGAAGGACCTGCGCACCGAGTTCGAGGTCGGCAACCCGCAGGCGGTCCTCGACGGCGAGATCGACGGCTTCCTCGAAGCGGGCATCCGCTGGCGCAAGCAGCAGGAGAAGTAG